The following proteins are co-located in the Triticum aestivum cultivar Chinese Spring chromosome 1A, IWGSC CS RefSeq v2.1, whole genome shotgun sequence genome:
- the LOC123186923 gene encoding protein Rf1, mitochondrial produces MSPPRLRLLLLLLLLLCARHSSSTSHPSRIWDPHAAFAAATERARSGRLTTEDAHHLFDELLRQGNPVQERPLNNFLAALARAPASASCSDGPALAVALFGRLSRGAGQRVAQPNVFTYGVLMDCCCRACRTDLALAFFGRLLRTGLQAGQVVFNTLLKGLCHTKRADEALDVLLHRMPELGCTPDVVAYNTVIHGFFREGQVGKACDMFHGMAQKGVMPNVVTYNSVIDGLCKARAMDKAETVLSQMVNDGVRPDNVTYNSLIHGYSSLGNWKEAVRVFKEMSRRFTPDVITCTSLMAFLCKNGKSKEAAEIFDSMAMKGLKRDTVSYAILLHGYATEGCLVDMINLFNSMATDCILPNCHIFNILINAYAKSGMMGEAMLIFKKMHEQGVSPDVVTYSTVIHAFCKMGSLDIAMDKFNQMVDMGVRPNAIVYHSLIQGFCTHGDLVKAKELVTEMRNKAMRPPDIKIFHSIMKNLCTEGRVIEARDILDLMVHIGMRPDVPIFNLLIGGYCLVHKMEDATKMFDDMVSYGLEPCNSTYGILINGYCKNGRIDDGLNLFKEMLRKGLKPTTFNYNVILDGLFLAGRTVAAKEKFDEMVESGVSVCIDTYSIVLGGLCRNNCTGEAITLSKKLSTMNVKFNIAIVNILIGAFFRVRRNQEAKDLFAAIPANGLVANVVTYSMMMINLIKEGSLEEADDLFLSMEKSGCTADSCMLNHIIRRLLERGEIVKAGNYMSKVDAKSYSLEAKTVSLLISLFLGKGRYREHMKLLPMKYQFLEEAATVE; encoded by the coding sequence ATGTCGCCaccacgcctccgcctcctcctcctcctcctcctcctcctctgcgccCGCCACTCCTCCTCCACCTCTCATCCCTCACGCATCTGGGATCCCcacgccgccttcgccgccgcgaCGGAGCGGGCGCGCTCTGGTAGGCTCACCACGGAGGACGCACACCACCTGTTCGACGAATTGCTGCGGCAGGGCAATCCTGTCCAGGAGCGTCCCTTGAATAACTTTCTGGCTGCCCTCGCCCGCGCGCCCGCGTCTGCATCCTGCAGCGATGGCCCCGCCCTGGCCGTCGCCCTCTTCGGCCGTTTGTCCCGAGGCGCCGGGCAACGGGTGGCGCAGCCAAATGTGTTCACCTATGGCGTCCTCATGGACTGCTGCTGCCGCGCTTGCCGCACAGATCTGGCGCTCGCCTTCTTTGGCCGTCTTCTCAGGACGGGCCTGCAGGCAGGCCAAGTCGTCTTCAACACCCTCCTCAAGGGCCTTTGCCACACAAAGCGGGCGGATGAGGCTCTGGACGTGCTTCTTCACAGGATGCCTGAGCTGGGCTGCACCCCCGATGTGGTGGCGTATAACACCGTCATCCATGGCTTCTTTAGGGAAGGCCAAGTAGGCAAGGCATGCGATATGTTCCATGGAATGGCACAGAAGGGTGTTATGCCTAATGTGGTGACATATAACTCGGTTATTGATGGGCTGTGCAAGGCCAGGGCCATGGACAAAGCAGAGACGGTCCTTAGTCAAATGGTAAATGATGGTGTCCGACCTGATAACGTGACATATAATAGTCTCATTCATGGATATTCCTCTTTGGGCAATTGGAAGGAGGCGGTTAGGGTATTCAAAGAGATGAGTCGGAGGTTTACACCAGATGTCATTACCTGCACCTCACTCATGGCCTTCCtttgcaagaatggaaaaagcAAAGAAGCTGCAGAAATTTTTGATTCAATGGCTATGAAGGGCCTGAAACGTGACACCGTTTCATATGCTATTCTCCTTCATGGGTATGCCACTGAAGGATGCTTGGTTGACATGATTAATCTCTTCAATTCAATGGCAACAGACTGTATTCTACCTAACTGTCATATCTTCAATATACTGATTAATGCATATGCTAAATCTGGCATGATGGGTGAGGCCATGCTTATATTCAAAAAAATGCACGAACAAGGAGTGAGTCCAGATGTAGTCACCTATTCAACTGTAATACATGCATTTTGCAAAATGGGTAGCTTGGACATTGCTATGGACAAATTTAACCAGATGGTTGATATGGGAGTACGACCGAATGCAATTGTTTATCATTCCCTAATCCAGGGTTTTTGTACACATGGGGATTTAGTGAAAGCAAAGGAATTGGTTACTGAAATGAGGAACAAAGCTATGCGTCCTCCTGATATTAAGATCTTCCATTCAATAATGAAGAACCTATGCACGGAAGGAAGGGTAATAGAAGCACGGGATATCCTCGACTTGATGGTGCACATAGGTATGAGGCCTGATGTTCCCATCTTTAATTTACTGATTGGTGGATACTGCCTAGTCCACAAGATGGAGGATGCAACAAAAATGTTTGATGATATGGTGTCATATGGTTTAGAACCTTGTAACAGTACGTATGGTATACTTATTAATGGCTATTGCAAAAACGGAAGGATTGATGACGGGCTGAATCTGTTCAAAGAAATGTTGCGCAAGGGACTTAAACCTACAACTTTTAATTACAACGTCATACTGGATGGATTATTTCTGGCTGGACGAACTGTTGCTGCAAAGGAAAAGTTTGATGAGATGGTTGAATCTGGAGTAAGTGTGTGCATTGATACATATTCGATAGTTCTTGGTGGACTTTGTAGAAATAATTGCACCGGTGAAGCAATCACGCTGTCCAAGAAATTAAGTACAATGAATGTCAAATTCAATATTGCAATTGTCAATATCTTGATTGGTGCATTCTTCAGGGTTCGACGAAACCAAGAAGCTAAGGATTTGTTTGCCGCAATACCAGCCAATGGCTTGGTAGCTAATGTTGTTACCTACAGCATGATGATGATAAATCTTATAAAAGAAGGGTCACTGGAAGAAGCTGACGATCTCTTTTTATCAATGGAGAAGAGCGGCTGTACCGCTGACTCTTGTATGTTAAATCATATCATCAGAAGGCTACTGGAAAGAGGAGAGATAGTCAAGGCTGGAAATTATATGTCGAAAGTTGATGCAAAGAGCTACTCACTTGAAGCTAAAACTGTTTCGCTGCTGATCTCCCTCTTTTTAGGGAAAGGGAGATATAGAGAACACATGAAATTGCTCCCTATGAAGTATCAGTTTCTCGAAGAAGCAGCCACAGTTGAATAA
- the LOC123186932 gene encoding protein Rf1, mitochondrial isoform X2 — MPRFSSTTPMSPPRLLLLLCARHSSSTSHPSRIWDPHAAFVAATQRARSGTLTTEDAHHLFDELLRQGNPVQERPLTNFLAALARASASAFFSNGPALAVALFGRLSRGAGRRVAQPNVFTYGVLMDCYCRARRLDLAIAFFGRLLKTGLEADQVVFSTLLKGLCHAKRSDEALDVLLHRMPELGCTPDVVAYSTVIHGFFKEGQVGKACNLFHGMAQQGVAPDVVTYNSVIDALCKARAMDKAEYFLGQMVDSGVVPNNVTYNSLIHGYSSSGHSKEAVRVLKEMTSKGIIPDVFTCNSLMASLCKNGRSKEAAEIFNSMSMKGLKPNTISYAILLHGYATEGCLVDMINLFNSMATDCILPNCHIFNILIYAYAKSGKLDKAMLIFKDMQKQGVSPDAVTYSTVIHAFCKKGRLDDAVIKFNQMIDTGVRPEASAYRSLIQGFCTHGDLVKAKEYVTEMMKKGKGKYREHIKLLPMKYQFIEEAATVE; from the exons ATGCCTCGCTTCTCCTCCACCACGCCGATGTCGccaccccgcctcctcctcctcctctgcgccCGCCACTCCTCCTCCACCTCTCATCCCTCACGCATCTGGGATCCCCACGCCGCCTTCGTCGCCGCGACGCAGCGGGCGCGCTCTGGCACGCTCACCACGGAGGACGCACACCACCTGTTTGATGAATTGCTGCGGCAGGGCAATCCTGTCCAGGAGCGTCCCTTGACTAACTTTCTGGCTGCCCTCGCCCGCGCGTCCGCGTCCGCATTCTTCAGCAATGGCCCTGCCCTGGCCGTCGCCCTCTTCGGCCGTTTGTCCCGAGGCGCCGGACGACGGGTGGCGCAGCCAAATGTCTTCACCTATGGCGTCCTCATGGACTGCTACTGCCGTGCGCGCCGCCTGGATCTAGCGATCGCCTTCTTCGGCCGTCTCCTCAAGACGGGCCTGGAGGCAGACCAAGTCGTTTTCAGCACCCTCCTCAAGGGACTCTGCCACGCAAAGCGCTCAGATGAGGCTCTGGACGTGCTGCTTCACAGGATGCCTGAGCTGGGCTGCACCCCTGACGTGGTGGCGTATAGCACGGTCATCCATGGCTTCTTCAAGGAAGGCCAAGTAGGCAAGGCATGCAATCTGTTCCATGGAATGGCGCAGCAGGGCGTTGCGCCTGACGTGGTGACATATAACTCGGTTATTGATGCACTGTGCAAGGCCAGAGCAATGGACAAGGCGGAGTATTTCCTTGGTCAGATGGTTGATAGTGGTGTCGTACCTAACAATGTGACATATAATAGCCTCATCCATGGATATTCCTCTTCAGGCCATTCAAAGGAGGCGGTCAGGGTGCTGAAAGAGATGACAAGTAAGGGTATCATACCAGATGTTTTTACTTGCAACTCGCTCATGGCCTCCCtttgcaagaatggaagaagcaaAGAAGCTGCAGAAATTTTTAATTCAATGTCCATGAAGGGCCTGAAACCTAACACCATTTCATATGCTATTCTCCTTCATGGGTATGCCACTGAAGGATGCTTGGTTGacatgatcaatctcttcaattCAATGGCTACAGACTGTATTCTACCTAACTGTCATATCTTCAACATACTGATTTATGCATATGCTAAATCTGGGAAGCTTGATAAGGCTATGCTTATATTTAAAGATATGCAGAAACAAGGAGTGAGTCCAGATGCAGTCACATATTCAACCGTAATACATGCATTTTGCAAAAAGGGTAGGTTGGATGATGCTGTGATAAAGTTTAATCAGATGATTGATACAGGAGTACGACCGGAAGCATCTGCTTATCGTTCCCTAATCCAGGGTTTTTGTACACATGGCGATTTGGTGAAAGCAAAGGAATATGTTACTGAAATGATGAAGAAAG GGAAAGGGAAGTATAGAGAACACATAAAATTGCTCCCTATGAAGTATCAGTTTATCGAAGAAGCAGCCACAGTTGAATAG
- the LOC123186932 gene encoding protein Rf1, mitochondrial isoform X1, with protein sequence MPRFSSTTPMSPPRLLLLLCARHSSSTSHPSRIWDPHAAFVAATQRARSGTLTTEDAHHLFDELLRQGNPVQERPLTNFLAALARASASAFFSNGPALAVALFGRLSRGAGRRVAQPNVFTYGVLMDCYCRARRLDLAIAFFGRLLKTGLEADQVVFSTLLKGLCHAKRSDEALDVLLHRMPELGCTPDVVAYSTVIHGFFKEGQVGKACNLFHGMAQQGVAPDVVTYNSVIDALCKARAMDKAEYFLGQMVDSGVVPNNVTYNSLIHGYSSSGHSKEAVRVLKEMTSKGIIPDVFTCNSLMASLCKNGRSKEAAEIFNSMSMKGLKPNTISYAILLHGYATEGCLVDMINLFNSMATDCILPNCHIFNILIYAYAKSGKLDKAMLIFKDMQKQGVSPDAVTYSTVIHAFCKKGRLDDAVIKFNQMIDTGVRPEASAYRSLIQGFCTHGDLVKAKEYVTEMMKKGMLPPDIMFFSSIMQKLCTEGRVIEARDILDLIVRIGMRPNVFMFNILIGGYCLVCKMEDATKMFEDMVSFGLEPCNITYGILINGYCKNRRIDDGLILFQEMLHKGLKPTTFNYNVILDGLFLAGRTVAAKEKFDEMVESGVSVCTDTYSIVLAGLCRNNCSSEVIMLFQKLRAMNMKFNIRIVTIMIDAFYKVRRNQEAKDLFAAIPSNGLVANVVTYSIMMKNLIKEGSVEEADTLFINGEERLYCKLLDVKSYYQKVTGKRRDSQGWKLYVES encoded by the coding sequence ATGCCTCGCTTCTCCTCCACCACGCCGATGTCGccaccccgcctcctcctcctcctctgcgccCGCCACTCCTCCTCCACCTCTCATCCCTCACGCATCTGGGATCCCCACGCCGCCTTCGTCGCCGCGACGCAGCGGGCGCGCTCTGGCACGCTCACCACGGAGGACGCACACCACCTGTTTGATGAATTGCTGCGGCAGGGCAATCCTGTCCAGGAGCGTCCCTTGACTAACTTTCTGGCTGCCCTCGCCCGCGCGTCCGCGTCCGCATTCTTCAGCAATGGCCCTGCCCTGGCCGTCGCCCTCTTCGGCCGTTTGTCCCGAGGCGCCGGACGACGGGTGGCGCAGCCAAATGTCTTCACCTATGGCGTCCTCATGGACTGCTACTGCCGTGCGCGCCGCCTGGATCTAGCGATCGCCTTCTTCGGCCGTCTCCTCAAGACGGGCCTGGAGGCAGACCAAGTCGTTTTCAGCACCCTCCTCAAGGGACTCTGCCACGCAAAGCGCTCAGATGAGGCTCTGGACGTGCTGCTTCACAGGATGCCTGAGCTGGGCTGCACCCCTGACGTGGTGGCGTATAGCACGGTCATCCATGGCTTCTTCAAGGAAGGCCAAGTAGGCAAGGCATGCAATCTGTTCCATGGAATGGCGCAGCAGGGCGTTGCGCCTGACGTGGTGACATATAACTCGGTTATTGATGCACTGTGCAAGGCCAGAGCAATGGACAAGGCGGAGTATTTCCTTGGTCAGATGGTTGATAGTGGTGTCGTACCTAACAATGTGACATATAATAGCCTCATCCATGGATATTCCTCTTCAGGCCATTCAAAGGAGGCGGTCAGGGTGCTGAAAGAGATGACAAGTAAGGGTATCATACCAGATGTTTTTACTTGCAACTCGCTCATGGCCTCCCtttgcaagaatggaagaagcaaAGAAGCTGCAGAAATTTTTAATTCAATGTCCATGAAGGGCCTGAAACCTAACACCATTTCATATGCTATTCTCCTTCATGGGTATGCCACTGAAGGATGCTTGGTTGacatgatcaatctcttcaattCAATGGCTACAGACTGTATTCTACCTAACTGTCATATCTTCAACATACTGATTTATGCATATGCTAAATCTGGGAAGCTTGATAAGGCTATGCTTATATTTAAAGATATGCAGAAACAAGGAGTGAGTCCAGATGCAGTCACATATTCAACCGTAATACATGCATTTTGCAAAAAGGGTAGGTTGGATGATGCTGTGATAAAGTTTAATCAGATGATTGATACAGGAGTACGACCGGAAGCATCTGCTTATCGTTCCCTAATCCAGGGTTTTTGTACACATGGCGATTTGGTGAAAGCAAAGGAATATGTTACTGAAATGATGAAGAAAGGTATGCTTCCTCCTGATATTATGTTCTTCAGTTCAATCATGCAGAAACTATGCACAGAAGGAAGGGTAATAGAAGCACGAGATATCCTTGACTTGATAGTGCGCATTGGTATGAGGCCTAATGTTTTCATGTTTAATATACTGATCGGTGGGTACTGCCTAGTCTGCAAGATGGAGGATGCAACAAAAATGTTTGAGGATATGGTGTCATTTGGTTTAGAACCTTGTAATATTACGTATGGTATACTTATTAATGGCTATTGCAAAAATAGAAGGATTGATGATGGGCTTATTCTGTTCCAAGAGATGCTGCACAAGGGACTTAAACCTACAACTTTTAATTATAATGTCATACTGGATGGGTTATTTCTGGCTGGACGAACTGTTGCTGCAAAGGAAAAGTTTGATGAGATGGTTGAATCTGGAGTAAGTGTGTGCACTGATACATATTCGATAGTTCTTGCTGGACTTTGCAGAAATAATTGCTCTAGCGAAGTAATCATGCTGTTCCAGAAATTAAGGGCAATGAACATGAAATTCAATATTAGAATTGTCACTATCATGATTGATGCCTTCTACAAGGTTCGGCGAAACCAAGAAGCTAAGGATTTGTTTGCTGCAATACCATCCAATGGCTTGGTAGCTAATGTTGTTACCTACAGCATAATGATGAAAAATCTTATAAAAGAAGGTTCAGTGGAAGAAGCTGACACTCTTTTTATCAATGGAGAAGAGCGGCTGTACTGCAAACTCTTGGATGTTAAATCATATTATCAGAAGGTTACTGGGAAGAGGAGAGATAGTCAAGGCTGGAAATTATATGTCGAAAGTTGA